The following proteins come from a genomic window of Frankia casuarinae:
- a CDS encoding polysaccharide deacetylase family protein, protein MPGGAAAAVTHGPRDRSRVALTFHLGPHEAGQDLSLAHQLLTDAARLSAPITVFAVGQWLDQHRDLVPVILAAGNELANHTYTHPALTTLPADRVTAEITGCRDVLARLAPTQGRYFRPSGTSTATPLILTEAGAAGYRTVVDFDVDPLDYTSPGADTVVARVRAGTRPGSIVSMHFGYPGTVSAFPRIVANLRTAGLTPVPVHDLLT, encoded by the coding sequence GTGCCGGGAGGCGCGGCGGCGGCGGTCACCCACGGACCGCGTGACCGGTCCCGGGTCGCGCTCACCTTCCATCTCGGCCCGCACGAGGCGGGTCAGGATCTGTCCCTGGCCCATCAGCTCCTCACCGACGCCGCCAGGCTCTCGGCACCGATCACCGTGTTTGCGGTCGGGCAATGGCTCGACCAGCACCGCGACCTCGTCCCCGTCATCCTCGCGGCCGGCAACGAACTGGCGAACCACACCTACACCCACCCGGCGCTGACGACGCTTCCAGCCGATCGGGTGACCGCGGAGATCACCGGCTGCCGGGACGTCCTGGCCCGACTGGCCCCGACGCAGGGCCGCTACTTCCGGCCCTCCGGCACGAGCACCGCCACCCCGCTGATCCTCACCGAGGCCGGCGCCGCCGGGTACCGCACGGTTGTGGACTTCGACGTCGACCCGCTCGACTACACCTCCCCCGGAGCCGACACCGTCGTCGCGCGGGTGCGGGCCGGCACCCGGCCAGGCTCCATCGTGAGCATGCATTTCGGCTACCCGGGCACCGTCAGCGCGTTCCCCCGGATCGTCGCGAACCTGCGCACGGCCGGCCTCACCCCGGTACCGGTCCACGACCTGCTCACCTGA
- a CDS encoding polysaccharide deacetylase family protein — MLLSLLGIGAAQALIGCSAGTAPAKPDTHATDTVRGPGPVPAVAPVPTPGNSVATPGDGVVTGPSPSFPPMPPPHPGRPTVTFQAPARTQQIALTIDDGYDAATVAGYVAFAQRSKIPITFSPNGAYRAIWDRHADVLRPLVESGQVQIGNHTWTHKNLLHETDTAIRADIERNEQWIQRTFGITSRPWFRPPYGAHNPHVDGLVGELGYTRVLLWNGSFGDSTTLTPQQLIGLAEQYLKPGTIMLGHANHQTILGLFDKVQQLIEQRNLQPVTLDTMFGTSRAVG; from the coding sequence ATGCTCCTTTCCCTACTGGGCATCGGCGCCGCGCAGGCGCTGATCGGATGCTCGGCCGGCACGGCGCCCGCCAAGCCCGACACCCACGCCACCGACACCGTGCGCGGCCCTGGCCCCGTCCCAGCGGTCGCACCCGTACCCACGCCCGGGAATTCCGTAGCCACGCCCGGGGATGGAGTGGTCACAGGTCCGTCGCCCTCGTTTCCGCCGATGCCCCCGCCGCATCCAGGCCGACCCACCGTGACCTTCCAGGCACCCGCCCGGACCCAGCAGATCGCCCTGACGATCGACGACGGCTACGATGCCGCGACGGTCGCCGGCTACGTGGCGTTCGCCCAGCGATCGAAGATCCCCATCACGTTCTCGCCGAACGGCGCCTACCGGGCGATCTGGGACCGCCACGCCGACGTCCTGCGTCCGCTGGTGGAGTCCGGCCAGGTGCAGATCGGCAACCACACCTGGACCCACAAGAACCTGCTGCACGAGACGGACACCGCGATCCGGGCCGATATAGAGCGGAACGAGCAGTGGATTCAGCGAACCTTCGGGATCACCAGCCGGCCCTGGTTCCGTCCGCCCTACGGCGCCCACAACCCCCACGTCGACGGGCTCGTGGGCGAGCTCGGCTACACCCGGGTCCTGCTGTGGAACGGCAGCTTCGGCGACTCGACCACACTCACCCCGCAGCAGCTCATCGGGCTTGCCGAGCAGTACCTCAAGCCAGGCACGATAATGCTCGGCCACGCCAACCACCAGACCATCCTCGGCCTGTTCGACAAGGTCCAACAACTGATCGAGCAGCGCAACCTTCAGCCGGTCACCCTGGATACCATGTTCGGCACCTCCCGCGCCGTCGGCTGA
- a CDS encoding SGNH/GDSL hydrolase family protein, translated as MTRSRQAMVTVQAGRSRTVVGLSAVALHGRVTGPAASTAWTMLSGPAPARFAGDAPDTTVTLPAPGNYVFQLTATDRSGRSRSSRTRLTALRYVALGDSYSSGDGAGPVADYLPGSYRPFGGCRRSTDAYPALVHAALATKDPPPSATSDPLFTFGACAGARTRDFSTSQGPGTPPQDTYLDGSADTVGLVTLTVGGNDIGFADIAVYCAALHVTTLLPSCRDHSAPAVGAALNTLQPQLTATYRAVRRARSLAPGARILVLGYPRLFPDALDAPCPVSVLGKLGVRIQPADAAWFNQTVHDLDNTIRAAARAAGVTYVDTENAFAGHEFCSSTGSPPDVDLLGTPFSAAFHPNGQGQRALATAITAAYLPTGR; from the coding sequence GTGACACGTTCGCGGCAGGCGATGGTGACCGTGCAGGCGGGACGCTCGCGCACAGTCGTCGGGCTGAGCGCGGTGGCCCTGCACGGCAGGGTCACCGGGCCCGCGGCATCCACAGCGTGGACGATGCTGTCGGGACCGGCCCCGGCCCGATTCGCCGGTGACGCGCCGGACACGACGGTGACCCTCCCGGCTCCGGGCAACTACGTGTTCCAGCTGACCGCGACCGACCGGTCCGGCCGTTCACGATCCTCGCGGACCAGGCTGACCGCGCTGCGCTACGTCGCGCTGGGTGACTCGTATTCCTCCGGGGACGGAGCCGGCCCCGTCGCCGACTACCTCCCGGGCAGCTACCGGCCATTCGGTGGCTGCCGACGCTCGACCGATGCCTACCCGGCTCTCGTCCACGCCGCCCTGGCCACCAAGGACCCGCCGCCGTCCGCGACGTCTGATCCACTGTTCACCTTCGGGGCCTGCGCGGGCGCACGCACTCGGGACTTCTCCACGTCGCAGGGGCCTGGCACCCCACCACAGGACACCTATCTGGACGGGTCGGCCGACACCGTCGGACTGGTCACCCTCACCGTCGGCGGCAACGACATCGGTTTCGCCGACATCGCGGTCTACTGTGCGGCACTGCACGTGACCACACTTCTCCCGTCCTGTCGGGACCACTCCGCACCGGCCGTGGGGGCCGCTCTGAACACCCTGCAGCCACAACTCACCGCGACCTACCGGGCTGTCCGACGGGCCCGCAGCCTCGCCCCCGGGGCACGGATCCTCGTCCTGGGCTATCCCCGGCTGTTCCCCGACGCTCTGGACGCACCCTGCCCGGTCAGCGTCCTCGGGAAGCTGGGGGTACGCATCCAGCCGGCCGACGCGGCCTGGTTCAACCAGACCGTCCACGACCTCGACAACACGATCCGCGCCGCCGCGAGGGCGGCCGGCGTGACCTACGTGGACACCGAAAACGCCTTCGCCGGGCACGAGTTCTGCAGCAGTACAGGCAGCCCTCCCGACGTCGACCTCCTCGGAACGCCGTTCTCCGCCGCGTTCCACCCCAACGGCCAGGGGCAGCGTGCGCTGGCCACCGCGATCACCGCCGCCTATCTTCCCACCGGCCGTTGA
- the sigJ gene encoding RNA polymerase sigma factor SigJ, whose translation MEDATWQAEQFERQRPRLQAVAYRMLGSLSEAEDAVQEAWLRLSRSGDEAINNLGGWLTTVVGRVCIDMLRARQARREDFVGTWLPEPIVSAEDGDGPEQQTVLADSVGLALLVVLETLTPSERLAFVLHDMFAVPFEEIAPIVDRTPAAARQLASRARRRVRGAPTVPDPDLAAQRKVVAAFLAAARAGDFDALVAVLDPDVVFRVDTGSRTRLMPTLLTGSADVAQHTAIQGPRFARHCQPALVNGTAGIVARTSTGVIAVAGLTVRDGRIATIDLILDPDKLHRLVLAD comes from the coding sequence ATGGAGGATGCGACGTGGCAGGCCGAGCAGTTCGAGCGCCAGCGCCCGCGGCTGCAGGCGGTCGCGTACCGCATGCTCGGTTCGCTCAGCGAGGCCGAGGACGCCGTCCAGGAGGCATGGCTGCGGCTGAGCCGCTCCGGCGACGAGGCGATCAACAACCTCGGCGGTTGGCTGACGACGGTCGTGGGTCGGGTATGCATCGACATGCTGCGTGCCCGCCAGGCGCGCCGGGAGGACTTCGTGGGCACCTGGCTGCCCGAGCCGATCGTCAGCGCCGAGGACGGTGACGGCCCGGAGCAGCAGACCGTGCTCGCCGACTCCGTCGGCCTGGCGCTGCTCGTCGTGCTCGAGACGCTCACCCCGTCCGAGCGGCTCGCGTTCGTCCTGCACGACATGTTCGCCGTGCCGTTCGAGGAGATCGCCCCGATAGTCGACCGGACCCCCGCCGCGGCCCGCCAGCTCGCCAGCCGCGCCCGACGGCGGGTGCGAGGCGCCCCGACGGTCCCGGACCCCGACCTCGCCGCACAGCGCAAGGTCGTCGCCGCGTTCCTGGCCGCAGCCCGGGCCGGCGACTTCGACGCCCTCGTCGCGGTGCTCGATCCCGACGTCGTGTTCCGCGTCGACACCGGCTCACGCACCCGGCTCATGCCCACGCTGCTCACCGGCTCCGCGGACGTCGCACAGCACACCGCCATCCAAGGCCCCCGCTTCGCGCGGCACTGCCAGCCAGCCCTGGTCAACGGCACCGCCGGGATCGTCGCGCGCACATCGACCGGTGTCATCGCCGTCGCCGGCCTCACCGTGCGCGACGGCCGGATCGCCACCATCGACCTGATCCTCGACCCTGACAAACTCCACCGCCTGGTTCTCGCCGACTAG
- a CDS encoding NAD(P)-dependent oxidoreductase: MRIVVFGANGPTGRLLTEQALAAGYDVVAVTRRPAEFPITHERLDVVGADVHDAQAVDRAVEGADVVLSTLGVPFTREPINIYSDGIRNITAAMFRHGVKRVVVVSSSATEPHHHADGGFLLNRVLQPLITATIGKTTYRDMRRMEELLRDSNLDWTIMRPSGLFDAPAVTSYELHEDQAPGIFTSRADLAASLLEQAIEVRFVHKAVAVTTREGAPTLFQMLRREAFKRD; the protein is encoded by the coding sequence ATGAGGATTGTCGTGTTCGGAGCGAACGGGCCGACTGGCCGGCTGCTGACCGAGCAGGCGCTGGCCGCCGGTTACGACGTCGTCGCGGTGACCAGGCGCCCGGCGGAATTCCCGATCACGCACGAACGGCTCGACGTCGTGGGGGCCGACGTGCACGACGCCCAGGCCGTCGATCGGGCCGTCGAAGGAGCCGACGTGGTGCTGTCGACGCTTGGCGTGCCGTTTACGCGCGAACCGATCAACATCTACAGCGACGGAATCCGGAACATCACTGCGGCGATGTTCCGGCACGGGGTCAAGCGAGTGGTCGTGGTGAGCTCGAGTGCCACCGAGCCGCATCATCATGCCGATGGCGGTTTCCTGCTCAATCGGGTCCTCCAGCCGCTGATCACCGCGACGATCGGCAAGACGACCTACCGCGATATGCGCCGCATGGAGGAACTTCTGCGCGATAGCAACCTAGATTGGACGATCATGCGTCCCTCGGGTCTGTTCGACGCGCCCGCCGTGACGAGCTACGAGCTTCACGAGGACCAGGCGCCGGGTATCTTCACCAGCCGCGCGGACCTGGCCGCGAGCCTGCTCGAACAGGCGATCGAGGTACGGTTCGTACACAAGGCGGTCGCCGTGACGACCCGCGAAGGCGCCCCGACGCTATTTCAGATGTTGCGCCGGGAGGCATTCAAGCGGGACTGA
- a CDS encoding Kelch repeat-containing protein, whose product MNWSRTSRRCASRAFVLTATLAAALAAPGLLSSVAEAAAPTGSPTSRCPSLPQIAGPLQSWETVTALPTPRVHLAATTGCDGRIYAIGGQAAETGAGGGAPGSPTGTPTATPGPTASPTTPTSPTTTPTSPTAPASPTQSPAPTGTPGSSATTTSTVGPASLTRKPLAGPLGPSTDDPTTSPTTDLPTATLTGSPGASPTGSPTTPGTPTGTGSPTSPPGVAPLTPVGTVQVYDPRKNAWTDAPDLPTARTHLAAATDLDGRIYAIGGRSGSSNQPTDIVEVYTPSSGSWSTGKPLPSAMGDPSAARGTDGRIYVLDAKTLAIYDPGSDSWSTAGAPPSGNRAPVLTALPDGRILAAGGIGAGGGSAARAATDVFAYTPGSKAAEKGSWAQMSDLPDGVAGAAGATGPDGRVYIIGGRDSAGNVTGAVQVYTPKDDRWAAGPTSSPSTRAGHAAATGGDGRVYVLGGTSSSGKTLNTVAALSK is encoded by the coding sequence ATGAACTGGTCCCGTACATCACGTCGGTGCGCCTCGCGCGCCTTCGTCCTGACCGCCACGCTGGCAGCAGCCCTGGCCGCGCCGGGGCTGCTCAGCTCGGTGGCCGAGGCGGCAGCACCGACCGGCAGCCCGACGAGCAGATGCCCGTCGCTGCCCCAGATCGCCGGCCCACTGCAAAGCTGGGAGACGGTTACCGCCCTGCCGACTCCCCGTGTCCATCTCGCGGCCACCACGGGATGTGACGGACGAATCTATGCGATCGGCGGCCAGGCCGCCGAGACGGGCGCCGGTGGCGGCGCCCCGGGCTCGCCTACGGGGACGCCCACGGCAACGCCCGGCCCGACCGCGTCACCGACTACACCCACTTCACCAACCACCACACCCACTTCGCCAACCGCACCCGCATCACCGACGCAGTCGCCGGCCCCCACCGGGACGCCCGGAAGTTCCGCGACGACGACATCGACGGTGGGTCCGGCGAGCCTGACCCGGAAGCCACTGGCCGGTCCGCTCGGCCCGTCAACCGATGACCCGACCACCAGCCCGACCACCGACCTGCCCACCGCGACGTTGACCGGATCACCCGGCGCGAGTCCGACCGGTTCACCGACCACGCCCGGGACACCGACGGGCACCGGCTCACCCACGTCACCGCCGGGCGTCGCACCCCTGACGCCGGTGGGGACGGTCCAGGTCTACGACCCGCGGAAGAACGCCTGGACGGACGCGCCCGATCTGCCGACCGCGCGTACCCACCTCGCCGCCGCGACCGACCTCGATGGCCGGATCTACGCGATCGGCGGCCGGTCCGGCAGCTCGAACCAGCCCACGGACATCGTCGAGGTGTACACCCCGTCCAGCGGAAGCTGGTCGACGGGGAAGCCCCTGCCGAGCGCCATGGGTGACCCGAGCGCGGCCCGCGGCACCGACGGCAGGATCTACGTTCTCGACGCGAAGACCCTGGCGATCTACGACCCCGGCTCGGACAGCTGGTCGACGGCCGGGGCGCCGCCATCCGGGAACAGGGCTCCGGTCCTGACGGCCCTGCCGGACGGCCGGATCCTGGCCGCCGGCGGCATCGGGGCTGGCGGCGGCTCCGCAGCGCGGGCAGCCACCGACGTCTTCGCCTATACACCGGGTTCGAAAGCGGCCGAGAAGGGTTCGTGGGCCCAGATGTCCGACCTGCCGGACGGCGTCGCGGGTGCCGCCGGGGCGACCGGCCCCGACGGCCGGGTCTACATCATCGGCGGGCGGGACAGCGCCGGGAACGTCACCGGGGCGGTGCAGGTATACACCCCGAAGGACGACCGGTGGGCCGCCGGACCGACCAGCTCCCCCTCGACCCGGGCCGGGCATGCCGCGGCGACCGGTGGTGACGGCCGGGTGTACGTGCTGGGTGGAACGTCCAGCTCCGGCAAGACGCTGAACACCGTCGCCGCACTAAGCAAATAG
- a CDS encoding lysylphosphatidylglycerol synthase transmembrane domain-containing protein codes for MGYIRAKGVAAVAAPLLAVVWLARSWTTVESGVDALTRAHPSWLVGAVAVAQLTWIAGAACQQGTVARPLPVGPLLAVQVAGSVANHVLPAGFGVGAVKLRFLHRAGLTLREAVTAVGLDTAAGVTTHLAVLIMLLAGGFLPVDVARLPRGEPVAMVVPAVLAGLALLGLLGWLIAPVRRAARRAWAGVVDHLRSMKTTLQSPSRAALLWGGSAAIPMLHAATLWAIMRALHLPLGVGAVFAIYFAASAASALVPSPGGFGSLDAALTAAIMAAGQSAAIALAAVLGYRMITVWLPMAPSACVLALLVRRGHL; via the coding sequence ATGGGATACATCCGGGCGAAGGGGGTTGCAGCCGTGGCCGCGCCGCTGCTGGCGGTGGTCTGGCTCGCGCGTTCGTGGACAACGGTCGAGAGCGGTGTCGACGCGTTGACGCGCGCCCACCCGTCCTGGCTGGTGGGCGCGGTCGCTGTCGCCCAGTTGACCTGGATCGCGGGAGCGGCCTGCCAGCAGGGCACGGTGGCCCGGCCCCTGCCAGTGGGTCCGCTGCTCGCGGTCCAGGTCGCCGGCAGCGTCGCCAACCACGTGCTGCCGGCGGGCTTCGGGGTCGGCGCGGTGAAGCTTCGTTTCCTGCATCGTGCGGGGCTGACCCTGCGGGAGGCGGTGACGGCGGTGGGCCTCGACACCGCCGCCGGTGTCACCACGCACCTGGCCGTGCTGATCATGCTCCTGGCGGGGGGATTCCTGCCGGTGGACGTGGCACGCCTACCCCGCGGCGAGCCGGTGGCCATGGTGGTCCCGGCGGTGCTCGCCGGGCTCGCTCTGCTCGGCCTGCTCGGCTGGCTGATCGCCCCGGTCCGCCGGGCGGCCCGCCGGGCATGGGCGGGCGTCGTCGACCACCTACGGTCGATGAAGACCACCCTGCAGTCGCCGAGCCGGGCGGCCCTGCTGTGGGGCGGCTCGGCCGCCATCCCGATGCTGCACGCCGCGACCCTGTGGGCGATCATGCGTGCGCTGCACCTTCCGCTCGGGGTCGGCGCGGTATTCGCGATCTACTTCGCGGCGAGCGCGGCCTCGGCCCTGGTGCCCTCGCCGGGCGGCTTCGGCTCGCTCGACGCGGCCCTGACAGCAGCGATCATGGCTGCCGGCCAGTCCGCCGCCATCGCGCTCGCGGCGGTCCTCGGCTACCGGATGATCACGGTATGGCTGCCGATGGCCCCGTCGGCCTGCGTCCTGGCCCTGCTGGTCCGCCGCGGCCACCTCTGA
- a CDS encoding glycosyltransferase family 4 protein, whose protein sequence is MLVVADKFPPVLGGIQTFAYHLAAGLPADRVVVVAPAAPSAAAFDRTLPFPVIRMDERILTSPGSRRLLRSVVRSEHCEAAWFPTAAPLGLLAPTLRTAGISRVVSSSHGHEVAWSRLPGGWSLVRAVAARADVLTYLTAFTRRRLLAVAPPGTTLARLTGGVDTGRFRPRVGGEEIRRQHGWSDRPVVICVARLVARKGQDMLIRGWPVVLRRHPAARLLLVGQGPAADRLRRLATQVGVADAVHFAGAVTEQDLPAYLDAADVFAMPSRTRLLGLDLEGLGLSALEAAASGLPVVTGAQGGAPDVVLPGRTGVVVDGRDRHAVATAVADLLDDPERSARMGLAGRDWMCRNWNWGELSRRLAGLLAGGPDSDLEGVAGHSFGSSAAHREVPDGVVSSNIGPSGMISDDIVPDRIDVSQGG, encoded by the coding sequence ATGCTGGTGGTCGCCGACAAGTTCCCCCCGGTGCTCGGCGGCATCCAGACGTTCGCCTACCATCTCGCGGCCGGGCTTCCGGCTGACCGGGTGGTGGTCGTGGCGCCGGCAGCCCCCAGCGCCGCCGCCTTCGACCGGACGCTGCCCTTCCCGGTGATCCGCATGGACGAGAGGATCCTCACCTCCCCCGGATCCCGGCGCCTCCTGCGATCGGTCGTGCGGTCCGAGCACTGCGAGGCGGCCTGGTTTCCCACCGCGGCGCCGCTCGGCCTGCTCGCCCCGACGCTGCGAACGGCCGGGATCTCCCGGGTGGTGTCGTCGAGCCACGGGCACGAGGTCGCCTGGTCCCGGCTGCCCGGCGGGTGGTCGCTCGTCCGAGCGGTCGCCGCCCGGGCCGACGTCCTGACCTATCTGACGGCGTTCACCCGGCGCCGGCTGCTCGCCGTCGCCCCGCCGGGCACGACACTCGCGCGGCTGACCGGCGGGGTGGATACCGGACGGTTCCGGCCGCGGGTCGGGGGCGAGGAGATCCGCCGGCAACACGGCTGGTCGGACCGACCGGTCGTGATCTGCGTGGCCCGCCTGGTGGCGCGCAAGGGGCAGGACATGCTCATCCGAGGCTGGCCGGTGGTCCTGCGACGTCATCCCGCCGCACGGCTGCTGCTGGTCGGGCAGGGTCCCGCCGCGGACCGGTTGCGACGGCTCGCCACCCAGGTGGGCGTCGCCGACGCGGTGCATTTCGCCGGCGCGGTCACGGAGCAGGATCTTCCGGCCTATCTCGACGCCGCCGACGTCTTCGCAATGCCGTCCCGCACCCGCCTGCTCGGCCTGGACCTCGAAGGTCTCGGACTGTCCGCCCTGGAAGCGGCGGCGAGCGGCCTGCCGGTCGTCACCGGTGCCCAGGGCGGGGCACCCGACGTCGTCCTGCCCGGTCGCACCGGCGTCGTCGTGGACGGCCGCGACCGGCACGCCGTGGCGACGGCCGTCGCCGACCTGCTCGACGACCCCGAGAGATCCGCCCGGATGGGCCTCGCCGGACGGGACTGGATGTGCCGGAACTGGAACTGGGGTGAGTTGAGCCGGCGGCTCGCCGGACTGCTCGCGGGCGGGCCAGATTCCGATCTTGAGGGTGTCGCGGGACACTCTTTCGGATCCTCGGCGGCGCATCGGGAGGTCCCGGATGGCGTCGTCTCGAGCAACATCGGGCCCAGCGGCATGATTTCGGACGACATCGTTCCAGACCGGATCGATGTGAGCCAAGGCGGTTGA
- a CDS encoding PP2C family protein-serine/threonine phosphatase has protein sequence MRRRRSGAGGLGGLGGLGRVEGPGGLEGLGGVEDVRPLIAGTLVLVTVVILDATPGLILVGYFGLGPLIIAAASPPRVTAAVGALAVIAALLSGFWDHWFGTGPHLAATTLVALQSVIAVCICVCRERQRSQLHQVKAVAEVAQRALLPAVPSRLNGAGFAARYLSAAQEASVGGDLYEVVSTSQSIRMIIGDVRGKGLPAVRLASIVLGAFREAAVTWLDPEQVAAACARAVGREAEPEDFVTALIVDIHPDGRLGLCSAGHHPPRLVSADECTTLELKSPSPPLGLAERFSVTMASWAVGDRMLLFTDGLTEARDGRGRFFPLDDHLDLLRGGSQDDALDRLAGALRAHVDGRLQDDLAVLLAEREAGPSGGMGAGTGAGTGVGVLSS, from the coding sequence ATGCGAAGACGTCGTTCAGGCGCTGGCGGACTCGGCGGACTCGGCGGACTCGGCAGGGTGGAGGGGCCCGGCGGATTAGAGGGGCTCGGCGGGGTGGAGGACGTCCGTCCCCTCATAGCCGGAACGCTCGTCCTCGTCACGGTCGTCATCCTCGACGCGACGCCCGGGCTGATCCTGGTCGGGTACTTCGGTCTCGGGCCACTGATCATCGCGGCGGCCAGTCCACCCCGGGTCACCGCCGCGGTCGGAGCGCTGGCAGTGATCGCGGCGCTCCTCTCCGGCTTCTGGGATCATTGGTTCGGGACCGGTCCGCATCTCGCCGCAACCACGCTGGTCGCCCTCCAGTCCGTGATCGCGGTCTGCATCTGCGTGTGCCGGGAACGGCAACGCTCACAACTGCACCAGGTCAAAGCGGTCGCCGAGGTCGCGCAGCGGGCACTGCTACCGGCGGTCCCGAGCCGGCTCAACGGGGCCGGTTTCGCGGCTCGGTACCTCTCCGCCGCCCAGGAGGCGTCGGTGGGTGGCGATCTCTACGAGGTCGTCTCCACCTCGCAGAGCATCCGGATGATCATCGGCGATGTCCGCGGCAAGGGCCTGCCCGCGGTCCGGCTGGCCTCGATAGTGCTCGGTGCCTTCCGCGAGGCGGCAGTGACCTGGCTCGACCCGGAACAGGTGGCCGCCGCCTGCGCCCGCGCGGTGGGTCGGGAGGCCGAACCCGAGGACTTCGTGACGGCGCTCATCGTCGACATCCACCCGGACGGTCGGCTGGGCCTGTGCTCGGCCGGGCATCACCCGCCACGACTGGTCTCGGCGGACGAGTGCACCACGCTGGAACTGAAGTCGCCGAGTCCGCCGCTCGGGCTGGCCGAGCGTTTCTCCGTCACGATGGCGAGCTGGGCGGTCGGCGATCGGATGCTGCTGTTCACCGACGGTCTCACCGAGGCCCGGGACGGCCGGGGGCGGTTCTTCCCTCTGGACGATCATCTGGACCTGCTGCGGGGCGGCAGCCAGGACGACGCGCTCGACCGTCTCGCCGGGGCTCTGCGCGCCCACGTGGATGGCAGGCTGCAGGACGACCTCGCGGTGCTGCTGGCCGAGCGGGAGGCGGGACCGAGTGGCGGGATGGGAGCCGGGACAGGAGCCGGGACAGGAGTCGGCGTCCTGAGCTCTTGA
- a CDS encoding amidase, protein MSDVPTMPSAADRNGPLEGIRTLAARLASGEMTSRELVEAALARTAATQATLNAFRWVRAEAALTEAEAADVALAARRGRPGRDGRGGWWSTPGWRPLLGVPIAIKDDTDLTGTPTAFGAMGEFPPAVRDSEMVRRLKAAGAIIIGKTNTPEFGQWPFTEGQAFGVTRNPWDLDYSPGGSSGGAAAAVAAGLVPAAIGSDGAGSVRIPAAWTHLVGIKPQRGRISSAPVREQFNGLTVYGPLTRTVADGALLLDVLSGSLPIDRARPPAPAEPFLTAAGHPPPRLRIGLSLHHPYSGMPVALDPAVRAAVERMAEILARCGHDIVPVEPPYGLLGTIFLPRSMDGIRDWAGRVPDPTLLDPRTMANARTGRMLRPFLPLTRAAEPLARLNIGRVFRRVDVILAPTTATPPPRVGELNRESNWATDQAIVAACPYTWPWNVLGWPAVNVPAGRTAAGLPVGAQLMGPANSETLLISLAAQVEDSERWHLHQPGERSAHAI, encoded by the coding sequence ATGTCGGATGTGCCCACAATGCCCTCCGCAGCCGACCGGAACGGTCCGCTCGAAGGCATCCGCACACTGGCCGCACGCCTCGCCTCCGGCGAGATGACGTCCCGCGAGCTCGTCGAAGCCGCGTTGGCCCGGACAGCGGCGACCCAGGCCACCCTTAACGCCTTCCGCTGGGTACGGGCCGAGGCGGCCCTGACAGAGGCCGAGGCGGCGGACGTCGCGCTCGCCGCCCGCCGCGGCCGTCCCGGCCGGGACGGCCGCGGCGGCTGGTGGAGCACGCCGGGATGGCGACCGCTACTCGGCGTGCCCATTGCGATCAAGGATGACACCGACCTGACCGGTACCCCCACGGCCTTCGGCGCCATGGGGGAGTTCCCCCCCGCGGTCCGGGACAGCGAGATGGTGCGACGGCTGAAGGCGGCCGGTGCCATCATCATCGGCAAGACCAACACCCCCGAGTTCGGGCAGTGGCCGTTCACCGAGGGCCAGGCGTTCGGGGTGACCCGCAACCCGTGGGATCTCGACTACTCTCCCGGCGGTTCCTCCGGAGGCGCGGCGGCCGCGGTGGCCGCGGGGCTGGTACCGGCTGCGATCGGTTCGGACGGGGCGGGCTCCGTGCGCATCCCCGCCGCCTGGACCCACCTGGTCGGGATCAAACCGCAGCGGGGGCGCATCTCGAGCGCCCCGGTCCGCGAGCAGTTCAACGGGCTCACTGTCTACGGCCCGCTAACCCGAACCGTCGCCGACGGGGCCCTGCTGCTCGACGTCCTGTCCGGCAGCCTGCCCATCGACCGCGCTCGACCGCCGGCGCCGGCCGAGCCGTTCCTCACCGCCGCCGGCCATCCCCCTCCCCGCCTGCGGATCGGGCTCTCCCTGCACCACCCGTACAGCGGGATGCCGGTGGCCCTCGATCCGGCCGTCCGGGCCGCCGTGGAACGGATGGCCGAGATCCTGGCCCGCTGCGGGCATGACATCGTGCCGGTGGAGCCGCCCTACGGCCTGCTTGGCACGATTTTCCTGCCGCGGTCCATGGACGGCATCCGCGACTGGGCCGGGCGGGTGCCCGATCCCACCCTGCTTGACCCGCGGACCATGGCCAACGCGCGGACCGGACGGATGCTGCGCCCGTTCCTCCCGCTGACACGCGCCGCGGAACCACTGGCCCGGCTCAACATCGGCCGCGTCTTCCGGCGGGTGGACGTCATACTCGCCCCGACGACCGCCACTCCGCCGCCCCGGGTGGGCGAGCTCAACCGGGAGAGCAACTGGGCCACCGACCAGGCGATCGTGGCGGCGTGTCCCTACACCTGGCCGTGGAACGTCCTCGGTTGGCCGGCCGTCAACGTACCGGCCGGACGCACCGCGGCGGGACTGCCCGTCGGCGCCCAGTTGATGGGGCCGGCGAACAGCGAGACCCTGCTGATCTCCCTCGCGGCGCAGGTGGAGGACAGCGAGCGCTGGCACCTCCATCAGCCGGGAGAACGCTCGGCCCACGCGATCTGA